One Aegilops tauschii subsp. strangulata cultivar AL8/78 chromosome 7, Aet v6.0, whole genome shotgun sequence genomic window carries:
- the LOC109754406 gene encoding putative leucine-rich repeat receptor-like protein kinase At2g19210: MDSSHVVCTEGFISIDCGLPGKTSYVEDTTKLPYTPDAGFTDTGTNHNISAEYLTPSTGRSWHNLRSFATGPRNCYTLLSLMSGLKYLVRAKFMYGNYDGLDRPPVFDLYVGVNLWTTVNITGPEGMVSTEVIIVVPDDFLHVCLVNTGAGTPFISSLELRLLHRTLYPQATTTQGLVLSSRLNFGPTSENNVIR, translated from the coding sequence ATGGATTCATCGCATGTTGTTTGTACTGAAGGGTTCATAAGCATAGATTGCGGTCTTCCAGGCAAGACGAGCTACGTGGAAGACACCACCAAACTCCCCTATACTCCAGATGCCGGCTTCACCGACACCGGCACCAACCACAACATCTCGGCCGAGTATTTAACCCCGTCAACCGGCAGGAGCTGGCACAATCTGCGAAGCTTCGCCACTGGCCCGCGCAATTGCTACACGCTCCTCTCTCTCATGTCCGGTCTCAAGTACCTCGTCCGAGCCAAGTTCATGTATGGAAACTACGACGGCCTTGACAGGCCACCCGTGTTTGACCTCTATGTTGGCGTCAACCTGTGGACGACGGTAAACATCACGGGCCCGGAAGGGATGGTGTCCACAGAGGTTATTATTGTGGTGCCGGACGACTTCTTGCACGTCTGCCTGGTGAACACCGGCGCCGGGACGCCCTTCATCTCTAGCCTGGAGCTCAGGCTGCTGCACAGGACACTCTACCCGCAGGCAACCACGACGCAGGGCCTCGTCCTCTCGTCCAGGCTCAACTTCGGCCCAACTAGCGAAAACAATGTCATCAGGTGA